A DNA window from Engystomops pustulosus chromosome 6, aEngPut4.maternal, whole genome shotgun sequence contains the following coding sequences:
- the LOC140065263 gene encoding protein BTG4-like: MREELMAGVSYIKTLANRFQKLDPMKVKIFGDKVLEILSKKYTGHWSPEKPMRGRAYRCIRVNRNDREETILEACVHSGLSYQDLSLPKEMTLWIDPYEVSCRLGEDNYPYTVASFHPKKPRLPDPVGEQQVSSGPGPITSSTPPPEDGGATVPSSPSLSGEDSGIEDGTTTPTRPGSRNVEEPVPIPVRND; this comes from the exons atgagagaggagctgATGGCCGGGGTTAGTTATATTAAGACTCTGGCCAACAGATTCCAAAAACTGGACCCAATGAAGGTCAAAATATTCGGAGACAAGGTCTTAGAAATACTTTCCAaaaaatacacaggacactggtcCCCGGAGAAGCCAATGAGAGGCCGGGCCTACAG GTGTATCCGGGTGAACAGGAATGACCGGGAGGAGACCATCCTGGAGGCCTGTGTCCATAGTGGCCTCAGCTACCAGGACCTGTCCCTCCCCAAGGAGATGACCCTGTGGATCGATCCCTATGAGGTCTCCTGCCG ATTGGGTGAGGATAATTATCCTTACACGGTAGCGAGCTTCCATCCAAAGAAGCCGCGTCTTCCGGATCCAGTAGGAGAGCAGCAGGTGTCATCTGGACCCGGTCCCATCACTTCCTCCACCCCACCACCAGAAGATGGCGGCGCCACAGTCCCATCATCACCGAGTCTGAGTGGGGAAGACAGCGGTATAGAGGAtgggactactacccccaccagACCAGGGAGCCGCAATGTGGAGGAACCAGTCCCTATACCGGTGAGGAATGATTAA